From the Halorhabdus utahensis DSM 12940 genome, one window contains:
- a CDS encoding arsenate reductase/protein-tyrosine-phosphatase family protein: MDARGLDEQLLIVTGGTRPADYVHEEVVEAMGEIGFDLSDRKPRETTLEETADTDHVITMGCSAEGVCPATWSGDSRDWGLEDPDDKPPGKVAAIRDEIERRVIELLDEVPTERLETSE, from the coding sequence CTGGACGCGCGAGGTCTTGACGAACAGCTGTTGATCGTCACGGGCGGGACCCGACCAGCGGATTACGTCCACGAGGAAGTGGTCGAGGCGATGGGCGAAATCGGGTTCGATCTCTCGGATCGGAAGCCCCGCGAAACCACGCTCGAAGAGACCGCAGACACTGACCACGTCATCACGATGGGGTGTTCGGCCGAGGGCGTCTGTCCGGCGACCTGGAGCGGCGACAGCCGCGACTGGGGCCTCGAAGATCCTGACGACAAACCGCCCGGGAAGGTCGCCGCGATCCGCGACGAGATCGAACGGCGAGTCATAGAACTGCTCGACGAGGTCCCAACCGAGAGACTCGAGACGAGCGAGTGA
- the arsB gene encoding ACR3 family arsenite efflux transporter — MSAVEHEHGPDCDCPDCGDPRSMDFLDKYLTVWIFGAMAIGVGLGYVAPSVTAPINDFYLVEIGLILMMYPPLAKVNYGQLPRVFSQWRVLGLSLLQNWLIGPTLMVGLALLFFGGIVPGLPARPDFFLGLVFIGMARCIAMVLVWNDLADGSSEYAAGLVAFNSVFQILTYGVYITFFALVLPDVLGLETLTAGIAEFEITAGEVFAAIAIFLGIPFAAGIASRFVGTRTKGEAWYDEEFVPKIDPLTLVALLFTVIVMFATQGGKILDEPGNVVLIAVPLTIYFLVMFVVSFAMGHRIGADYSTTTAIGFTAASNNFELAIAVAVAVFGVESSVAFTTVIGPLIEVPVLLSLVYVALWLQRTVDWRGHTTGQLDSTKPTTVAETDAEPVTEDD; from the coding sequence ATGAGCGCGGTCGAACACGAGCACGGCCCGGACTGTGACTGTCCCGACTGTGGCGATCCGCGGTCGATGGACTTTCTCGATAAGTATCTCACTGTCTGGATCTTCGGCGCGATGGCGATCGGCGTCGGACTGGGATACGTCGCGCCCAGTGTCACCGCGCCGATCAATGACTTCTATCTCGTCGAAATCGGCCTAATTTTGATGATGTACCCACCGCTGGCGAAAGTCAACTACGGGCAGTTGCCGCGGGTATTTTCCCAGTGGCGCGTCCTGGGCCTGAGCCTGCTGCAGAATTGGCTTATCGGGCCGACCCTGATGGTCGGGCTGGCGCTGCTCTTCTTCGGCGGTATCGTCCCCGGACTGCCGGCACGCCCCGATTTCTTCCTCGGACTCGTGTTCATCGGGATGGCCCGATGTATCGCGATGGTGCTCGTCTGGAACGATCTTGCTGATGGCTCAAGCGAGTATGCCGCCGGCCTGGTGGCGTTCAACAGCGTCTTCCAGATTTTGACGTACGGTGTGTACATTACCTTCTTCGCACTCGTTCTGCCGGACGTGCTCGGGTTGGAGACGTTGACGGCCGGGATCGCCGAGTTCGAGATCACTGCCGGCGAGGTCTTTGCGGCGATCGCGATCTTCCTCGGGATTCCCTTCGCTGCAGGCATTGCCTCGCGGTTCGTCGGTACCCGAACGAAGGGCGAAGCGTGGTATGACGAGGAGTTCGTCCCGAAGATCGATCCCCTCACCCTTGTCGCACTGCTGTTCACCGTCATCGTGATGTTCGCCACGCAGGGCGGAAAGATCCTCGACGAGCCAGGGAACGTGGTCCTCATTGCCGTGCCGCTGACGATCTACTTCCTCGTGATGTTCGTCGTTAGCTTCGCGATGGGTCACCGGATCGGCGCGGATTACTCGACGACGACTGCGATCGGCTTTACGGCTGCTTCGAACAACTTCGAACTCGCGATCGCCGTCGCCGTCGCGGTCTTCGGCGTCGAGTCGAGTGTCGCCTTCACGACCGTTATCGGCCCGCTGATCGAAGTGCCCGTGTTGCTCTCGCTGGTCTACGTCGCGTTGTGGCTCCAGCGGACGGTCGACTGGCGCGGCCACACTACCGGACAGCTCGACAGCACGAAACCGACGACAGTTGCGGAGACTGACGCGGAACCCGTTACGGAGGACGATTAA
- a CDS encoding ArsR/SmtB family transcription factor encodes MSQATDRLRRYMEDELGECRNEDVQARLEEIASLERTIDEQLSVELDVLAALANETRYTLARALVAAREELCVCELQPLVAVSESGLSHALSELAASGLVESRKDGRWKKYRATNRAVAIVTVLEGTVAVEPASNGDSQ; translated from the coding sequence ATGAGTCAAGCGACAGATCGACTTCGTCGGTATATGGAAGACGAACTGGGGGAGTGCCGGAACGAGGACGTACAGGCGCGTCTGGAAGAAATCGCATCGCTGGAGCGGACCATCGACGAGCAATTGTCGGTCGAACTCGACGTGCTCGCGGCGCTGGCCAACGAGACACGCTACACCCTCGCGCGGGCGCTGGTGGCAGCCCGCGAGGAGTTGTGCGTGTGTGAACTCCAGCCGCTGGTCGCGGTCAGCGAGAGCGGGTTGAGTCACGCCCTCTCGGAACTCGCGGCGTCGGGGCTGGTCGAATCCCGCAAGGACGGCCGCTGGAAGAAGTACCGTGCGACGAATCGCGCGGTCGCGATCGTGACCGTCCTCGAAGGGACCGTGGCGGTCGAGCCAGCAAGTAACGGGGACTCCCAATGA
- a CDS encoding CBS domain-containing protein: MNGSTNVREVMRRDYVGVSESDGLVEAGRLLRDERADGAVVLRGNEPVGTVSSEDVLDQMLEVEDPTAETVSDAMESMVPRIDVDDHVESAADQLLSNSVSLLVVLDERDEVAGVITKDDLVRSVALNRDAQPDGSNLEPARTEATNETDAGYSNQGICERCGALTSDLISFNGQLLCTDCRDV; the protein is encoded by the coding sequence ATGAACGGATCGACCAACGTGCGGGAGGTGATGCGGAGAGACTACGTCGGCGTCAGTGAGTCCGACGGCCTGGTGGAGGCTGGCCGTCTGCTTCGGGACGAACGCGCCGACGGTGCGGTCGTGTTACGGGGCAACGAGCCGGTCGGAACAGTCTCGAGTGAGGACGTCCTCGATCAGATGCTCGAGGTCGAGGATCCGACGGCCGAGACCGTCAGCGACGCGATGGAGTCGATGGTTCCGCGGATCGACGTCGACGACCACGTCGAATCGGCGGCCGACCAGTTGCTTTCGAACTCGGTCTCGCTTTTGGTCGTCCTCGACGAACGCGATGAGGTCGCCGGCGTCATCACCAAGGATGACCTGGTCCGCTCCGTGGCACTTAATCGAGATGCACAGCCCGACGGCAGCAATCTCGAACCTGCTCGAACCGAAGCCACGAACGAAACTGACGCCGGCTACTCCAACCAGGGCATCTGTGAACGATGCGGCGCGCTGACGAGCGACCTCATCTCGTTCAACGGGCAGCTCCTCTGTACCGATTGCCGTGACGTCTGA
- a CDS encoding DUF5785 family protein: MDWPHDPDSDEGSEGRRKYGQAIVAKKLDAEDFPVSTGAFVETYGDHPVRIDHEQVVSVGDIFEHVDDAEFDDFPAFHTAVGAAMREAGYWPLERDHA, translated from the coding sequence ATGGACTGGCCCCACGACCCCGACAGCGACGAGGGAAGCGAAGGACGGCGCAAGTACGGACAGGCGATCGTCGCGAAGAAACTCGACGCCGAGGACTTTCCCGTTTCGACCGGGGCGTTCGTCGAAACGTATGGCGATCACCCGGTACGGATCGACCACGAACAGGTCGTGAGCGTCGGTGACATCTTCGAGCACGTTGATGACGCCGAGTTCGACGATTTCCCGGCGTTCCACACGGCTGTCGGTGCGGCGATGCGTGAGGCCGGTTACTGGCCTTTGGAACGAGATCACGCCTGA
- a CDS encoding DUF420 domain-containing protein, with protein sequence MRSIVRRRTVELTVVLTVGSLALIFGVVGGVVPSSWLPHTAAVDVLAHVNAVLSVLALVSIGAGVLAVRRGDIDAHRRRMGAAFALFVAFLASYLYRITVAGTQPFTGPGVLEPVYLVILAVHVTLAIVCLPLLYYVLLLAAAYDRRELPETSHPRIGRIAAPLWAISFTLGLVVYVVLYIAPW encoded by the coding sequence ATGCGATCGATCGTCCGCAGACGGACCGTCGAATTGACCGTCGTTCTCACAGTGGGATCGCTGGCACTGATTTTCGGCGTGGTGGGTGGAGTGGTCCCATCGTCGTGGCTGCCACATACTGCCGCTGTCGACGTGTTGGCGCACGTAAACGCCGTACTGAGTGTCCTCGCACTGGTGTCGATCGGAGCTGGAGTGCTCGCGGTCCGCCGGGGGGATATCGACGCGCACCGTCGACGGATGGGGGCCGCGTTCGCGCTGTTCGTCGCCTTTCTCGCCAGCTACCTCTATCGGATCACCGTCGCGGGTACGCAACCGTTTACCGGGCCAGGAGTGCTCGAACCGGTGTATCTGGTCATCCTGGCGGTTCACGTCACGCTCGCGATCGTCTGTCTGCCACTGCTTTACTACGTGCTATTGCTGGCCGCCGCGTACGACCGACGCGAGCTTCCGGAGACCTCCCACCCCCGCATCGGACGGATCGCCGCGCCGCTTTGGGCAATCTCGTTCACACTTGGACTGGTCGTCTACGTGGTCCTGTACATAGCCCCGTGGTGA
- the purF gene encoding amidophosphoribosyltransferase: protein MDEKCGVVGISLQDREAARPLYYSLYALQHRGQESAGIVTHDGFQQHSHIGMGLVGDVFDSGDIDDLTGAVGIGHVRYPTAGSVDSSCAQPFTVSFKSGSLALSHNGNLVNADDVRDELANLGHAFTSDGDTEVIAHDLARNLLEADLVRAVKRTMKRIHGSYSLTITHDDTVLGVRDPEGNRPLCIGELEDGYVLASESAAIDTLDGEVIRDVRPGELVVLQPDGEGYDTYQLVEHDRTAHCFFEHVYFARPDSDIDGQLVYDTRRELGRKLYDESGIDTDVVLPVPDSGRAFASGYAAAAEDVEFAEGLMKNRYVGRTFIMPTQDERERAVRLKLNPIRNTIEGKSVTLIDDSIVRGTTSTQLIDLLRDAGAEEIHLRIGSPPIVAPCYMGIDMASRDELIAGDRSVEEIRETIGADSLSYLSIDAISETLGTDRDDLCLGCVTGEYPYDIDGEATDREIARPVIDGASVAED from the coding sequence ATGGACGAAAAGTGCGGTGTGGTCGGCATTTCGCTACAGGATCGTGAGGCCGCTCGTCCGCTGTATTATTCCCTCTACGCGCTCCAGCACCGCGGCCAGGAATCCGCGGGGATCGTGACCCACGACGGCTTCCAGCAGCACAGTCACATCGGCATGGGGCTGGTCGGTGACGTCTTCGATTCCGGCGATATCGACGATCTCACCGGGGCGGTCGGTATCGGTCACGTTCGGTATCCGACCGCCGGCAGCGTCGACTCGAGTTGTGCCCAGCCGTTTACCGTCTCCTTCAAGAGTGGCTCGCTCGCGTTGAGTCACAACGGCAACCTCGTCAACGCCGACGACGTCAGAGACGAACTCGCGAACCTCGGCCACGCCTTTACCTCCGACGGCGATACGGAGGTCATCGCCCACGACCTCGCCCGGAACCTGCTCGAAGCTGATCTCGTCCGGGCTGTCAAACGGACGATGAAACGCATCCACGGTTCGTATTCGCTGACGATCACCCACGACGACACTGTCCTCGGGGTTCGGGATCCGGAGGGCAACCGGCCGCTTTGTATCGGCGAACTCGAGGACGGCTACGTCCTCGCGTCCGAGTCGGCCGCGATCGACACGCTCGACGGCGAGGTCATCCGGGACGTCCGACCCGGTGAACTGGTCGTCCTCCAGCCCGACGGCGAGGGCTATGACACGTATCAACTCGTCGAGCACGACCGGACGGCCCACTGCTTTTTCGAACACGTCTACTTCGCCCGCCCGGACTCGGATATCGACGGTCAACTCGTCTACGACACCCGGCGGGAACTCGGGCGGAAGCTCTACGACGAATCGGGTATCGACACCGACGTCGTCTTGCCCGTCCCGGACTCCGGGCGTGCCTTCGCCTCCGGGTATGCGGCGGCCGCCGAGGATGTCGAGTTCGCCGAAGGACTGATGAAAAACCGGTATGTCGGCCGCACCTTCATCATGCCGACGCAGGACGAGCGTGAACGCGCCGTCCGGCTGAAGCTCAACCCGATCAGGAACACGATCGAGGGCAAAAGCGTCACGCTCATCGACGACTCGATCGTCCGCGGGACGACCTCGACACAGCTGATCGATCTGCTCCGTGACGCCGGAGCCGAGGAGATCCACCTCCGGATCGGGTCGCCGCCGATCGTCGCTCCCTGTTACATGGGGATCGATATGGCCTCCCGGGATGAGTTGATCGCCGGCGACCGCTCGGTCGAAGAGATCCGTGAGACGATCGGTGCCGACAGCCTCTCGTACCTCTCGATCGACGCCATCTCCGAGACACTCGGGACCGACCGCGACGACCTCTGTCTTGGGTGTGTCACCGGTGAGTATCCCTACGACATCGACGGCGAGGCGACCGATCGGGAGATCGCCCGTCCCGTCATCGACGGGGCGAGCGTGGCTGAGGACTGA
- a CDS encoding 50S ribosomal protein L37e, whose amino-acid sequence MTGKGTPSQGKKNKTTHVKCRRCGEKSYHATKGVCASCGFGKSAKRRDYAWQEKAGE is encoded by the coding sequence ATGACCGGGAAAGGAACTCCGAGCCAGGGCAAGAAGAACAAGACGACACATGTCAAGTGTCGACGGTGCGGCGAGAAGTCCTATCACGCCACGAAAGGCGTCTGTGCGTCGTGTGGCTTCGGGAAGTCCGCCAAGCGGCGTGACTACGCCTGGCAAGAGAAGGCCGGCGAATAA
- a CDS encoding LSM domain-containing protein has protein sequence MSGQPRDVLEETVGSTVTVDLKGGEVLEGELTGYDQHLNLVLSAGEDTTIIRGDNVVSIHL, from the coding sequence ATGAGTGGTCAACCACGTGACGTTCTCGAAGAGACTGTCGGGTCGACGGTTACGGTCGATCTGAAAGGCGGCGAGGTTCTGGAAGGCGAACTCACTGGCTACGATCAGCACCTGAATCTGGTGCTGTCGGCGGGCGAAGACACAACGATTATACGCGGCGACAACGTCGTATCGATACACCTATGA
- a CDS encoding zinc-binding metallopeptidase family protein, translating to MDDPQRDFLESLLDTASPSGFETPGQRVWIEYVSQFADNVRTDDYGNAVAVHEGDGDREIAIAGHGDEIGFMVRDITDDGFIELSRIGGSDRTVTRGQHVTVHTDAGPVSGVVGQTAIHLRDREDDSIDDVAEQHVDIGVSDGESARERVEIGDPVTFASGLESLAGTRLSARGMDNRVGIWTAAEALRTASDADASATVYAVSTVQEELGLQGAKMVGFDLDPDAVVAVDVTHATDTPDVPGKRSNGVELGAGPVVARGSANHPQLVESLRSVADEENVDVQLEATGIRTGTDADAFYTQRGGVPSVNLGLPNRYMHTPVEVIDTADLTNAATLLGAFAVAAESLAPFGVEFDTESRA from the coding sequence ATGGACGACCCACAGCGGGACTTTCTCGAATCGCTCCTCGACACTGCCAGCCCATCGGGCTTTGAAACGCCCGGCCAGCGCGTCTGGATCGAGTACGTCTCACAGTTCGCCGACAACGTCAGGACTGATGACTACGGCAACGCCGTCGCGGTCCACGAGGGCGACGGGGATCGCGAGATCGCGATCGCCGGCCACGGTGACGAGATCGGATTCATGGTCCGGGACATCACGGACGATGGATTCATCGAACTGTCCCGGATCGGCGGGTCGGATCGGACGGTCACTCGCGGCCAACACGTCACTGTTCACACCGATGCGGGACCTGTCTCCGGCGTCGTCGGCCAGACGGCGATCCACCTGCGTGATCGTGAGGACGACAGTATCGACGACGTAGCCGAACAACACGTCGACATCGGCGTCTCCGACGGCGAGTCCGCTCGCGAGCGCGTCGAGATCGGCGATCCAGTGACATTTGCCTCGGGCCTCGAATCGCTCGCGGGGACGCGGCTGTCGGCCCGCGGCATGGACAACCGCGTGGGGATCTGGACGGCCGCCGAAGCGCTCCGAACGGCAAGCGACGCCGACGCCTCGGCGACGGTCTACGCCGTCAGCACCGTCCAGGAGGAACTCGGACTCCAGGGCGCGAAGATGGTCGGGTTCGATCTCGATCCCGACGCCGTGGTGGCGGTGGACGTCACGCACGCGACTGATACGCCCGACGTGCCGGGAAAACGATCGAACGGCGTCGAATTAGGGGCCGGCCCGGTCGTCGCTCGCGGGAGCGCGAACCACCCGCAGCTTGTCGAGTCACTTCGCTCCGTGGCCGACGAGGAGAACGTCGACGTCCAGCTCGAAGCGACGGGCATCCGGACCGGAACTGACGCCGACGCGTTCTACACCCAGCGTGGGGGCGTCCCGTCGGTGAACCTGGGGCTGCCGAACCGCTACATGCACACGCCCGTCGAAGTGATCGACACCGCGGACCTGACGAACGCGGCCACCCTCCTCGGGGCCTTCGCCGTCGCCGCCGAGTCGCTTGCGCCCTTCGGCGTCGAATTCGACACTGAGTCGAGGGCCTAG
- a CDS encoding YeeE/YedE thiosulfate transporter family protein, whose amino-acid sequence MSELVLALVAGVGFGVFFQKGRLCYASALSDFFLFRSSRVGGGILLATLLTTLSWSGAYLLGGKAGFWLPSWGFSGLIGGAIFGVGMILAGACLTSTLWRVASGSGQYALVLVGILVGFFLTGLAHPWLAEFYFTPLWLGTGGTAFAAPVPAPLVAVAFVGVVVLAYAGVAGSTTRRFDGPIDEDEGRINGLRESVRVGLAGLVAGTRQYVGARTSGIDVARALRRPWDPRTCGIGIALTATLWIGVSSVWTVSGPLEDWVAFGFGAISTDLLETVPGFAAAYSGSISPGMGVIAGFLLGAFLAALAGGDFEFTPPSRSAGVTPVAGGILMGVGATLAPGCNVTNLYTGLASLSIHGIVAGTGIVLGAYASTRLLFRARG is encoded by the coding sequence ATGAGTGAACTCGTCCTCGCGCTGGTGGCGGGCGTCGGATTCGGCGTCTTCTTTCAGAAAGGGCGGCTCTGCTATGCGAGCGCGCTGTCGGATTTCTTTCTGTTTCGATCGTCTCGGGTCGGCGGCGGCATCCTGCTCGCCACGCTGCTGACGACGCTTTCCTGGAGTGGTGCGTATCTTTTGGGCGGCAAAGCCGGGTTCTGGCTCCCCTCGTGGGGGTTCTCTGGGCTGATCGGCGGCGCTATCTTCGGCGTCGGGATGATCCTTGCGGGTGCCTGCCTGACGAGCACGCTCTGGCGCGTCGCCAGCGGCAGCGGCCAGTACGCGCTCGTGCTGGTGGGCATCCTCGTGGGATTCTTCCTCACCGGACTGGCCCACCCTTGGCTGGCGGAGTTCTATTTCACGCCGCTGTGGCTCGGAACTGGCGGGACTGCCTTCGCCGCTCCCGTCCCCGCACCGCTCGTGGCGGTCGCATTCGTCGGCGTCGTCGTGCTCGCGTACGCTGGGGTCGCTGGATCGACGACGCGCCGATTCGACGGGCCGATCGACGAAGACGAGGGGCGGATCAACGGGCTTCGCGAATCCGTACGCGTTGGATTGGCGGGCCTCGTTGCAGGCACGCGCCAGTACGTCGGTGCGCGAACGTCGGGGATCGATGTCGCCCGCGCGCTTCGCCGACCGTGGGATCCCCGGACCTGCGGGATCGGCATCGCGCTCACGGCGACACTCTGGATCGGCGTGTCGAGCGTCTGGACCGTTTCGGGCCCACTCGAGGACTGGGTTGCGTTCGGGTTCGGGGCGATCAGTACCGACCTGCTGGAAACTGTCCCCGGCTTCGCGGCCGCCTATTCCGGCAGCATCTCGCCGGGGATGGGCGTCATTGCCGGATTTCTCCTGGGTGCCTTTCTCGCGGCACTCGCCGGTGGCGACTTCGAGTTCACGCCGCCGTCGCGCTCGGCTGGCGTCACGCCCGTCGCTGGCGGCATCCTGATGGGCGTCGGCGCAACCCTCGCCCCCGGCTGTAACGTGACGAACCTCTACACCGGCCTGGCATCACTGAGCATCCACGGGATCGTCGCCGGAACCGGCATCGTCCTCGGTGCGTACGCCAGTACCCGATTGCTTTTTCGTGCCCGGGGATAG
- a CDS encoding cupredoxin domain-containing protein yields MAVGVGSALSGCLDASGEDESTGTDRDHRTTVTIRDGAFSPRSWEAAAGHEVTVVFENHDDREHVLRGDFGDFDVRVPAGETVSRTVAVPEKPGDYAIECNGTMGPFKLEAVPADMLGGCSLDESNE; encoded by the coding sequence ATGGCGGTGGGGGTCGGATCGGCGTTGAGTGGCTGTCTCGACGCGTCGGGAGAGGACGAATCGACGGGCACCGACCGCGACCATCGGACGACCGTCACGATTCGCGACGGGGCGTTTTCCCCGCGTTCGTGGGAGGCTGCTGCGGGCCACGAAGTGACCGTCGTGTTCGAGAACCACGACGACCGAGAACACGTTTTGCGGGGGGACTTCGGCGACTTCGATGTTCGCGTGCCGGCGGGCGAGACCGTCAGCCGGACGGTGGCTGTCCCGGAGAAACCGGGCGACTATGCGATCGAGTGCAACGGGACCATGGGCCCTTTCAAACTCGAAGCCGTGCCCGCGGATATGCTGGGTGGGTGTAGCCTCGACGAGTCCAATGAGTGA
- a CDS encoding zinc-dependent metalloprotease: protein MNLFESARALREASGTGPIDWEAAGDAATAATDPGSVSLTAAEEEAYAADVRAARDAVTAATNAAFELPESVTILNRNHWIEANVGTFERVMEPIEIHAAEIPGIARTINTGTMAVMLAFLGRNVLGQYDPVLLGEDPHELYFVHPNIVEIADQLNVPLARFRRWIAFHEVTHAAEFGAAPWLSTYLETRVEETVGDLADGQIDRDAFAELNTAMTAVEGYAELVMDDAFDRPYQDLRDALDRRRNNRGLVAGLIQRLLGLGLKRQQYERGKAFFEAVAAERGIDGAHAVWEQPENLPTDDELDTPTRWLDRVDP, encoded by the coding sequence ATGAATCTGTTCGAAAGTGCCCGGGCCCTCAGGGAGGCATCGGGAACGGGCCCGATCGACTGGGAGGCGGCCGGCGACGCGGCGACTGCTGCGACTGATCCCGGGTCGGTATCCCTGACGGCGGCCGAAGAAGAGGCCTACGCGGCCGACGTTCGGGCAGCCAGAGACGCGGTCACTGCGGCGACGAACGCCGCCTTCGAGTTACCCGAGTCGGTCACGATCCTGAACCGCAACCACTGGATCGAGGCGAACGTCGGGACCTTCGAGCGCGTGATGGAACCGATCGAAATCCACGCAGCGGAAATCCCGGGCATCGCCCGCACAATAAACACCGGGACGATGGCGGTCATGCTCGCCTTTCTCGGACGGAACGTCCTCGGGCAGTACGACCCCGTCTTGCTCGGTGAGGACCCCCACGAACTGTACTTCGTCCACCCCAACATCGTCGAAATCGCCGACCAGCTGAACGTCCCACTCGCCCGGTTCCGGCGCTGGATCGCGTTCCACGAAGTGACCCACGCCGCGGAGTTCGGGGCCGCACCGTGGCTGTCGACCTACCTCGAAACACGCGTCGAGGAAACTGTGGGGGACCTCGCCGACGGTCAAATTGATCGCGACGCCTTCGCCGAACTCAACACGGCGATGACGGCCGTCGAAGGGTACGCCGAACTCGTGATGGACGACGCGTTCGATCGGCCCTACCAGGATCTCCGGGACGCACTCGACCGCCGGCGGAACAACCGTGGCCTGGTCGCCGGGCTCATCCAGCGACTGCTCGGGCTGGGCCTGAAGCGCCAGCAATACGAGCGCGGGAAGGCCTTCTTCGAGGCCGTCGCGGCCGAGAGAGGGATCGATGGCGCTCACGCCGTCTGGGAGCAACCGGAGAATCTCCCCACCGACGACGAACTCGATACGCCCACCCGGTGGCTCGATCGTGTCGATCCGTAA
- a CDS encoding DUF1667 domain-containing protein produces MSPETVEITCIACPVGCDVSIEVEGGEIQSIEGFTCPRGKEYAKEEYRNPTRILPTTARVAGGVLPRVPVKSAEPMPKPELEAAMREIAAVEVQAPVELGDVIVENVCDTDVDIVATRDLPAADEGPKAAD; encoded by the coding sequence ATGAGCCCTGAAACCGTCGAGATAACCTGTATCGCCTGCCCGGTCGGCTGTGACGTCTCCATCGAGGTCGAGGGTGGGGAGATCCAGTCGATCGAGGGCTTCACCTGCCCCAGAGGCAAGGAATACGCCAAAGAGGAGTACCGGAACCCGACGCGGATCCTCCCGACGACGGCACGCGTCGCGGGTGGCGTCCTCCCACGAGTGCCCGTCAAATCCGCCGAGCCGATGCCCAAACCGGAGCTGGAAGCTGCCATGCGTGAGATCGCTGCCGTCGAAGTCCAGGCCCCGGTCGAACTCGGTGACGTGATCGTCGAAAACGTCTGTGACACCGATGTCGACATTGTCGCGACCCGCGACCTCCCGGCAGCCGACGAGGGGCCGAAAGCCGCCGACTGA